CCCAAAAAAACAGAGGATATGAAACAAGTGTGTAAAGTGCCTTACTCTATACCCATATCACATCCCAACGCTCAATATAATTCAGCAATCATCATGCCTGACGATGTCGCCGCCGAAAAGGAACGCGCGCTCCTGGCACTCGGTGCCACAGTAGAGAAAGTAAGACCGGCAAGCATCGTAGATAAGAAACAGGCAAGGGATTCCCTAATTATGTCTTTTGCCTTACTAATTAGCTGAAGGAATAGTTTGTCGTATGTTCCCTTTTTCAGTAATCGGTAAGGATTGGGGTTCTCGTAACCGACGGAGATCGTATAGAATCTAGCCAAACACCGCGCACTTGAATTTGGCAAAACGGAGATGCATACAACCGATGACTCAATGGTCGCAAGTACCCAGGGTGGACCCGACAAACCAAGAGGCTTCTTTGCAGACCAGTTTGAGGTAGGTTTAATTTCCACATTTCTCGACCGGCTCTCTCCGCCGAAGACCAAGATTAGACTTTGGGACAAACAGAGTAGTCTCAATCTTGGGAGCAGTGACTAAAAAAAGCAGCTTGAAGCTGGTTATCCAATCGGGCGACTTTAACGAGTGCGCAGCTTGTCCCCTCCCCTTCTCCAGGAACTGCATGGTTTCTGCTTATCCCCTTGTATTTCGTACCACCCGCACCATCCGCGATTCTGACACATCCGCGCTAGAGTCCGTCGAATTACCAAGCGCACTTGCAATCGACTGGTCCCGAGCTGTGGCGCCAGTGCTCCGGTCGCCTCGATGCGTTTGTGAGCGGCGCAGGGACGGGAGGTACTATAGCTGGTGTCGGGAGGTATCTCAAATCGCAAGGTGTGCCTACTCCCCCGTCACACTTTGGCCCCCCCCCCTCTCCCCATCACCCTTTGGATCTCCATCGCCCTTTGACCCCCTCCCCTATCACCCTTTGAGACCAAGTTGCTTATGCGGATGGTATGACCCCCTTCCCCGCGTCCCCTACCCCCAGACAAAATGTCCGCGTCGTTCTCTCGGACCCCGAAGGAAGCGGGCTTTACAATAAAATCAAGAATGGTGTGATGTTTGATGTGAAAGAGGCAGAAGGGACAAAGAGGCGGCATCAGGTGTGTTTGCTCCCCCCGAGTTCAGTCTACATAGCTGATAGGTTTttggtatatgcgcatgtTAGGTGGATACAGTTGTAGAAGGAATGCAAGTTGTTCTTGGGTTGCTCTAGCTGAACGATTAGGCGCTGATATGTGAACGGTAGTGGTATCAACAGGTTAACGCGAAACTTTGAAATGGCGTCGGGGATGATTGACGATGCGATCCGGTAAGATGCGCCCCTTCTTTCCCTTATTCTCAATCAATTTTCTAAAAAATCTTTGTGCAGAGTAACGGACAAAGAGGCAGTCGCCATGTCCCGCTACCTGGTTCAAAACGATGGACTGTTTCTCGGATCGAGTAGCGCATGTAACCTCGTTGCGTGTATAAAAGTGGCCAAGGAGTTGGGAAGGGGAAAGGGAAAGGTCGTTGCTACCATTTTGTAAGCTGTCGTCTCTTTCAAAGGGCGTGTTGGAGCCAAGTTCAAGGACGAGTGCTGATGCATGGCGTATTGTAGGTGCGACTCTGGTACGCGACACTATTCCAAGTTTTGGAATGACGAGTACCTCGAAAAGGCGGGTATTGAGGTCGACGTGGGGATTGTGGAGAAGATGCTCAAGGATTAGGTGGTGTGGGACTCTGGATGGGAGTGTTCCAGGTTGCAGAAAGGTCAATTTGGCAACAAGCCCGTAGCGGGTTTTGACTTTGACAACAAAAGATAGCATACAATAAGATAAATACAATACAACTACACATGAATCGGATTTATCGAGCGATTTCGTGTTCGGCGAGGAGCTAATAAAGTCTATTTAGTAGGCAGTATTTTGCGGAACGAGTGAAACGGACCATATTGGGTATACCCTGCATgatcatgtatgcatgacCACAATTCGGGCAAATCATTGCGCCTTCTTCAACATGGATCTGTTCAAGTTTTGAATAAAAGTGTGGATTGGAAGGAAGGGATTGAGTACCTCGAGCAAGACATGGTGCAGCTTTTGTAAAAACTCTTCGTCTTCTGTACCGGGTGCGGGTTGCATCTCTGGTAAACTATCATCCCCCAACTTTGGACGGGCGATACATTAGTTCTCCCTGTGTGCAAGGAGATCAAAATGATGTACTTGTCTTGCAGTGTCCACCAATGCAGACCACTCCAACCTGGGCATAAACTTTCGTAAAAAGTCGGGATTAAACTCGGCCTCTTTGACGGCCAACTGTGCGTCCTTGAACTTTAGCGGAAAGTTGTTCGAGTTGCAGTTTTTGGCATGGCATGCGAGGATATTGTGGGTTATGAGACGGACCATGGTGCAATAAACAATTCCAGGTGATATAACAAGAGGGGGGGATGGAGAATTTGGAGCGGATTGAAATTGCCGCCGAAACCCGTGGACCAAGCGTCTGGGCGTGTATCAGACCAGTTGTGGTTCACACTAACAGCGAGAGACACCCATGTCGTCTAGCGCGGAGTTGAGCAAACCCAACAACCGGGTGAGTTTTTACATAAATGCGAAAATGATCTATTCGATTAGGAAGTACgaatttattttattttaatTTTGCTAATGTGTTGGGTTGCAGGCAGCGGCCCTCGCGCAACTCAAGTTCAAACGAAAGAAGGATGTGCAGCCTGGGGGTGTtgcggctccggttccagcACCGCCTGAAACACCGCGAGTGGGGCGAGTGCTAGTGCCCGATTCGAGTCCGTTGGCGCCGCATAACCAGCCCAAACCGAGTGGGACAGAGGCATGGAGTCGACTTGCAGACGATGGCCTTTCGGCGCCTAGCTTCTCGTCGTCGTCCAAGTACTTTTCTCCCCGACCGATCCTGTCATCGATCTCGACGCTGACTCGGACCTCGACCGTCCACGCAAGAAGCCACGTCCCGATTTTGAGCGCTTACGGAGCTCTTCGACGCGTTCCGATGTCTCTGTCTCCTCCAGTGTCCCTCCCTCGTCCCGTGTGTCCACAGTCTCGACTCCGACCCCTGTCCCCGAGGACCCCCTGTCACCGGTCGTGGGCAAGCTCAGAAAGGATGTCAGCaaggtcaacatggctgccgagagcgacgacgacgatgTTGGGCACAGACGGAGAGTCTTCCGCGGCCGAAAACAGGTCGACGACGATGACCTGCCCAGTCCCAAAAATATCATCAAACGTACTCTCGAAGACGACAACGACGAGCGCGAGGGCATTGTGCATATTCCCGATACTCCACCTCCCACCAAATACGTCAACGGCAAGGCTCTCGCTCTCAATGGCACACACAAGAACGGGTCATCCAAACCATCCGTCTCGACTACCAAACCCGCTAAATCTACATCCGATACCAAACAGACCGAATCCAAGGATGGAAACGTATCTTCTGGTACCGAGTTCGATGCGGATGGAGACTCGGAACCCGAGGGAGAGTGGGTGGGAGACGAGGAGACCCAGCGATTAGAAAACGAGGCGTTGGTCTGGTTCAATATCGCCGCCGAGGACGCTCTTGTCGAAGTCACAGGTGTGTTCTGTCCTTTTTTTCCTTCTGTCTTTTTTGTTCTTATCCCCACTATCATTTCATTTAGCATGTACACCCGCCCAGGCATCACTCATAGCCTCCCTCCGACCATTCACCGACGTCCCCTCGCTCAAACGCTCACTCAAGCGTACCAAGGGCGTCACTCCTCGATTCTTTGATGACTATGTCAACATGCAGCGCGGGTATTCCGACGTCGATACCGTGCTTGCAGGGTTCGAAGTCATCGGAAAGCAACTTGCCTCGATCATTTCAGAGTGGACTGGAGGCCAGGGAGCGACCGACGATGACGCTGGGTTACATTTGATTACCGTCCCTTCGCTCTCCCAGTCCACCCCAACTCCTGCCGCTGCcgccaccgccaccaccgccaccaccaGCGAAAGCCTCTCCTACCTCATTCGTAGGCAACCTCACCTCCTTGCTCCTGGCGTCGTTCTCAAAGACTACCAATTGTTTGGCATCTCCTGGCTCAATCTCTTGTACAAGAAACAGCTGAGTTGTATACTAGCTGATGAGATGGGGTTGGGCAAGACGTGTCAGGTCGTTGCGTTTTTGGCATGGTTAAAGGGTGGGTGTCGAGATCAGAGTCCGGATGGCGATGGGGATGAAGTCGAGGCCTTGGGTGAGAGAGTCAAGGGCGTCCATCTAGTCGTCGTCGTGAGTCCagttttccttttttgtgattGGATATGGTCTATACGATCGTGTGACACCCGTCCCTGCGTCTCCTTTACTCTGCATGGCTCTCATAGCCTTTCTCCCCTGATCTATGCTCACACTTCTTCCCGAATAGCCCTCGTCGACGCTTGAAAACTGGGCTCGAGAATTTGCGAAATTCGCACCCTCGATACGCGTCGCGACGTATTATGGGAACCAAAAGGACCGTGCTGGGTTTAGGGACGAGTATAAGCGAGCAGTGAGGCGGGCTGAGCGAATGGGTATCGAGTGAGTCGGAGGTTCTCTTTGCGATGGGAGATTATCCCCCCTCCAAGTTCATTTGACCCCCAGTTCATTTGAACTCGCTGGGTGCTGGCAAGGACCCAGGCTGATGAGACTTGCATTGCAGGAGGGACGACGTTGATCCTGGGTGGGATGTGCTCATTACTACCTATCAGCTCGCCCAGGGCGCTGAGCCGGATAGAAAATTTTTGAGCAAGAGCGTCAAGTGGGAGGTGAGTCTATCCCGTTTCACTTGGGATACGCCCACCCTGTACCTCTATTCTATCCCTCCGTCTGGGGATGATGTTGACAGAGTTTGGGTGTAGACGTGCGTATTCGACGAAGGCCATGTGCTCAAGAACTTCCAGAGCCAGCGGTACCAACAGCTGATGAAGATTCAGGCGCGGTGGAGGTTATTGTTGACTGGCACACCGTTGCAAAATAACCTGCAAGAGTTGGTGGTATGTCTTCATCTCGTCTCCTCGGAGGGGGCGTACATGACCAATTATCTCGCAGTCTCTCATTTCGTTCATCCTCCCCGGGAAATTCAACGCCGAAACGATCGATTCGCTCCGTACGATATTCAAAGTCCGGGCCGACGCGCATGCAAGTTTGCTTTCTCGCGAACGGGTCAGTCGAGCCAAGACTATGATGACGCCGTTTGTGTTGCGGAGGAGAAAGGATCAAGTATGGAGCGATCCCTAGCCCGAATCGGTGATCACCAGACTGACACTATCGTTCTCCCTTTCCCCAGGTCCTCAAAGACCTCCCGAACAAAACCGAAAAAATCGTCTGGTGCTCAATGACCGGCCTCCAACGGTCCATCTACAACGAAACCATGCGCCGGTCCAAAAAAGAGCTCGAGCGCGAGGCTGCGGCGGCCTCGGCATCCGCCTCGACACCCCCACCGGACAAAAAACGAGTCAAGGTCGACGAGTCGGCCAAATCTCAGAAAAAATCCGCGACACTCAAAGCCAAGACGAAAGCAGCCGAAGCGTCGAGCGCACACGTGCTGATGGACCTGCGCAAAGCCGCGTCGCACCCGATGCTGTTCCGACGGCGGTTCGACGACGGGATCATCCGCAAGATGGCCAAGATGTGTTTAAAGGAGCCCGAGTTTATGGATTCGGTCGAGGAGCTGGTGGTGGAGGATATGGAGGTCATGACGGACGCGGAGCTCCAGGTGTTTGCGAAGCGGTACAAGAGTTGTCGGAAGATGGCGTTGCAGGACGAGTGTTTTTTGGATGCGGGCAAGGTCGAGGTGTTGCTTGAGCTTGTCAAGGGGTATCAGACGGATGGGCGCCGGGTTTTAGTTTTCTCTCAGGTGAGCGGGGTGGTTTTGTGTTGGTTGTCCTGGTAAAAGGCAGAAGGCTGATTGTCCCCGGGAGGGTAGTTTACGCAAATACTAGATATTCTCAAGGTCGTTTTGGACCATGTCGGACTCAAGTTTTTGGTTCTTACTGGGTCGACGCCTGTAGATGAGCGACAGAGTTTGGTAGACAAGTTTACAGAGGACGAGACGATTCCGGTGTTTTTGCTTTCAACCCGAGCTGGTGGGTCCCTTCATACATAGGTTGATATGCGCTTCTCGCACACGATACTAACAACCTGGCTCAGGTGGAATGGGAATCAACTTGACGGCAGCGTCGGTGGTGATCATGTTTGACCAAGACTTCAACCCGCACAATGACCGCCGTGAGTCTGGACAGACTGTGTTTATTGATCGGTTATTAATCATAGGGCTCTGGGCTTTTTGTAGAGGCCGCGGACCGTTCGTACCGTATAGGGCAGAAACGAGATGTGGATGTTGTGAAACTCATCACCAAGGAGACGATCGAAGTGCGTTTTTCTGATCACAGCCTCATTATCTCTCCCCTGACTTTTGCTCTTCCCATctgtttattttattttatacTATATTTGCTGTATCTCTTTGCAGGAGGACATTCTACGGTTGGGCCAGACCAAGCTTGCGCTCGACGAGGCTGTGGCGGGAGACCAGGCGGAGGAAGGGGACGAGGGTGCGACGGAAAAGGCGATGAAGTCGAGTTTGTTGAATGTATTGCGGGAGAGATTCGCGGGCGAGGATGCGGGATTAGCGAGGGGATAGATATACATTCTTTTTTTTCGTTTGATAGTAGCGAGGGCATTTCCTTTTTTTATTAACTGTCGGTCTTAATACATACGTGGGTGGGCCCAATTTATATACGAGGGAGGTGTGGAACGGGAAGAAACAAGGGCCCTGGTCCAAGCGCGCAGGTCAGGGTCCAGAGTGGCTCTGTGTTGTCTTTGACCGCGTCGGGCGTAAATAAGCCCTCGTCGCTGGAAGTTGCATTCCGCAAAACACGCTCTGAAAGATGGACACCATGCGCTCCCCATCACCCGACCCGTACTCGGACATCGGTACAGACTCCACCCAGCCCCAAACACAGCCACAGACGGAGAGTGTCGCGCAGGACTTGACCGAGACGCTCGAGATCGACCCCGACTGCTGGGGACTGCTTGTTCCGTGCAGTGCTGGCCAGCCAAGCGGCATCATCCAGCTCAAGAAGAAGCCCGACAACGATGCCAAGCAGGCTTCCTGGCCACGGAGCGCTGTCGAGGAGCATAGCTTCAAGATTGGCCGCGGCAGTTCCAATGATGTTATCCTCCCCGGCCAGAAGATTAGTCAGTCCCGCCCTCTGCCATCGCTCTCTTCTCTGCTGACCTCATTCCCAGGCAGCCAACACTGCACCTTGACATGGTCTGGTCGCTCGGGAGACAAGCCCGGCAAGGACAATGCCGTTGTTGTCCACGATAACAGCTCAAACGGCACTTTTGTGAGTCTCTTCAACTTGCCAACTCCCCCTCTGTTACATTATGAAACATCTTGTCCGCCTCCT
The window above is part of the Rhizoctonia solani chromosome 7, complete sequence genome. Proteins encoded here:
- a CDS encoding ATP-dependent DNA helicase, which gives rise to MSSSAELSKPNNRAAALAQLKFKRKKDVQPGGVAAPVPAPPETPRVGRVLVPDSSPLAPHNQPKPSGTEAWILFSPTDPVIDLDADSDLDRPRKKPRPDFERLRSSSTRSDVSVSSSVPPSSRVSTVSTPTPVPEDPLSPVVGKLRKDVSKVNMAAESDDDDVGHRRRVFRGRKQVDDDDLPSPKNIIKRTLEDDNDEREGIVHIPDTPPPTKYVNGKALALNGTHKNGSSKPSVSTTKPAKSTSDTKQTESKDGNVSSGTEFDADGDSEPEGEWVGDEETQRLENEALVWFNIAAEDALVEVTACTPAQASLIASLRPFTDVPSLKRSLKRTKGVTPRFFDDYVNMQRGYSDVDTVLAGFEVIGKQLASIISEWTGGQGATDDDAGLHLITVPSLSQSTPTPAAAATATTATTSESLSYLIRRQPHLLAPGVVLKDYQLFGISWLNLLYKKQLSCILADEMGLGKTCQVVAFLAWLKGGCRDQSPDGDGDEVEALGERVKGVHLVVVPSSTLENWAREFAKFAPSIRVATYYGNQKDRAGFRDEYKRAVRRAERMGIERDDVDPGWDVLITTYQLAQGAEPDRKFLSKSVKWETCVFDEGHVLKNFQSQRYQQLMKIQARWRLLLTGTPLQNNLQELVSLISFILPGKFNAETIDSLRTIFKVRADAHASLLSRERVLKDLPNKTEKIVWCSMTGLQRSIYNETMRRSKKELEREAAAASASASTPPPDKKRVKVDESAKSQKKSATLKAKTKAAEASSAHVLMDLRKAASHPMLFRRRFDDGIIRKMAKMCLKEPEFMDSVEELVVEDMEVMTDAELQVFAKRYKSCRKMALQDECFLDAGKVEVLLELVKGYQTDGRRVLVFSQFTQILDILKVVLDHVGLKFLVLTGSTPVDERQSLVDKFTEDETIPVFLLSTRAGGMGINLTAASVVIMFDQDFNPHNDRQAADRSYRIGQKRDVDVVKLITKETIEEDILRLGQTKLALDEAVAGDQAEEGDEGATEKAMKSSLLNVLRERFAGEDAGLARG
- a CDS encoding cysteine synthase; this encodes MTPFPASPTPRQNVRVVLSDPEGSGLYNKIKNGVMFDVKEAEGTKRRHQVDTVVEGMQVVLGGINRLTRNFEMASGMIDDAIRVTDKEAVAMSRYLVQNDGLFLGSSSACNLVACIKVAKELGRGKGKVVATILCDSGTRHYSKFWNDEYLEKAGIEVDVGIVEKMLKD
- a CDS encoding cysteine synthase, giving the protein MSVRWSDWAPNRASRDITIGVAFGIALSISFTSISTYIERRRRIEREKAEGARDYIPRPIELRSDEIVDGVVGLIGNTPLVRINSLSEALGVDILGKAEFLNPGGSVKDRVALKTIIMPDDVAAEKERALLALGATVEKNLAKHRALEFGKTEMHTTDDSMVASTQGGPDKPRGFFADQFESPSNYQAHLQSTGPELWRQCSGRLDAFVSGAGTGGTIAGVGRYLKSQGVPTPPSHFGPPPSPHHPLDLHRPLTPSPITL
- a CDS encoding Trm112p-like protein — translated: MVRLITHNILACHAKNCNSNNFPLKFKDAQLAVKEAEFNPDFLRKFMPRLEWSALVDTARQLGDDSLPEMQPAPGTEDEEFLQKLHHVLLEIHVEEGAMICPNCGHAYMIMQGIPNMLLAEHEIAR